In Sphingomonas sp. R1, a single genomic region encodes these proteins:
- a CDS encoding vWA domain-containing protein gives MANKGLFASAIAKLLPAADTRNHEGAPAYAYGPQAKLAQLAVTGTLSETFYATAEAQLSDAIAAAQACDPGFVAKAAVYARRSGAMKDMPALLAAYLTVADPDLAVRVFGRVIDTGRMLRSYVQILRSGQVGRTSLGSRPKRLVQGWLERASMRDLMAAATGRDPSLADIVKMVHPKPVDAERRAFYGWLIGKPYDVGALPAEIAAFEAWKADPSQPLPPVPLQWLTAFALSAEQWGELAGSMGWQALRMNLNTLARKGAFDVEGVTARVAERLRDPAAIARAKPMPYQLQMALAAADETVPLTVQAALEDALEQSLARVPAVAGRVVVCPDVSGSMASPATGVRKGASSKVRCIDVAALVAAAMLRTNRDARVLPFEQGVVKLKLDPKARVAVNAAKLAAVGGGGTNVSAPLSLLNMLREKVDLIVIVSDNESWVDATRSGATATLREWDRLKQRCPGAKLVCVDIAPYGTTQAQSRADILNIGGFSDAVFDGIARFAAGETRDWVGIVEAVEV, from the coding sequence ATGGCAAACAAGGGTCTTTTCGCCTCGGCGATCGCGAAGCTGCTTCCGGCGGCCGATACGCGCAACCATGAAGGCGCCCCGGCCTATGCCTATGGCCCGCAGGCGAAGCTCGCCCAGTTGGCCGTGACCGGCACACTCAGCGAAACCTTCTACGCAACCGCCGAGGCGCAGCTTTCCGACGCGATCGCCGCCGCCCAGGCGTGCGATCCGGGCTTCGTCGCCAAGGCGGCGGTCTATGCCCGCCGTTCGGGTGCGATGAAGGACATGCCGGCGCTGCTCGCGGCCTATCTCACCGTGGCCGATCCGGACCTGGCGGTGCGCGTCTTCGGGCGCGTCATCGACACCGGCCGGATGCTCCGCAGCTATGTTCAGATCCTGCGCTCGGGCCAGGTCGGGCGGACGTCGCTCGGCTCGCGGCCCAAGCGGCTGGTGCAGGGCTGGCTGGAACGCGCCTCGATGCGCGACCTGATGGCCGCGGCGACGGGCCGCGATCCCAGCCTGGCGGACATCGTCAAGATGGTGCACCCCAAGCCGGTCGATGCCGAACGGCGCGCCTTTTACGGCTGGCTGATCGGCAAGCCCTATGATGTCGGTGCACTGCCGGCGGAGATCGCCGCGTTCGAGGCGTGGAAGGCGGATCCTTCGCAGCCGCTGCCGCCGGTGCCGCTCCAATGGCTGACCGCCTTCGCGCTGTCGGCCGAACAATGGGGCGAACTCGCCGGTTCGATGGGCTGGCAGGCGCTGCGGATGAACCTCAACACGCTGGCGCGCAAGGGCGCGTTCGACGTGGAAGGCGTGACGGCGCGGGTGGCCGAACGGCTGCGCGATCCGGCTGCGATCGCCCGGGCCAAGCCGATGCCGTACCAGCTCCAGATGGCGCTGGCGGCGGCGGACGAGACCGTGCCGCTCACTGTCCAGGCAGCGCTGGAAGATGCGCTCGAGCAATCGCTGGCCCGCGTGCCGGCGGTGGCGGGCCGGGTGGTCGTCTGCCCCGACGTGTCGGGGTCGATGGCCTCGCCGGCGACGGGGGTTCGCAAGGGTGCTTCGTCAAAGGTGCGCTGCATCGATGTCGCGGCCTTGGTCGCGGCGGCGATGTTGCGGACCAACCGTGATGCCCGGGTGCTGCCGTTCGAACAGGGCGTGGTAAAGCTCAAGCTCGATCCCAAGGCGCGCGTCGCGGTGAATGCCGCGAAGCTCGCCGCGGTGGGCGGGGGCGGCACCAATGTCTCGGCGCCGCTTTCCCTGCTCAACATGCTCCGCGAGAAGGTCGATCTGATCGTAATCGTCTCGGACAACGAGTCCTGGGTCGATGCGACGCGGAGCGGTGCCACGGCGACGCTGCGTGAATGGGATCGGCTGAAGCAGCGCTGCCCGGGGGCGAAGCTCGTCTGCGTCGACATCGCGCCGTACGGCACGACCCAGGCGCAGAGCCGGGCGGACATCCTCAATATCGGGGGCTTCTCCGATGCGGTGTTCGACGGGATCGCGCGCTTCGCCGCCGGCGAGACGCGCGACTGGGTGGGCATCGTCGAGGCAGTGGAGGTATAA
- a CDS encoding RtcB family protein: MTTTYEYQHVEGGVPIKMWTRGVPVEDGARAQLTRAAQMPFVFKHVAAMPDVHVGIGATVGSVIPTKGAVIPAAVGVDIGCGMMAARTSLMASDLPDNLEGIRSAIEQAVPHGRSVGRGQRDHGSWGAPPSAIVEAWATLAARFQRITDKFPRLKNTNNVSHLGTLGTGNHFIELCLDQEQRVWVMLHSGSRGVGNAIGTFFIELAKQDMRKWHINLADQDLAYFPEGTDHFDDYVEAVGWAQDYAALNRQMMMTNVIAALRGQIAKPFEAELEAVNCHHNYVTRENHFGENVLVTRKGAVRAAKGVLGIIPGSMGAKSFIVRGLGNPESFDSCSHGAGRVMSRTAAKKLVTLDEHIADTAGVACRKDEGVIDETPRAYKPIEAVMAAQADLVEIVHTLKQVVCVKG; encoded by the coding sequence ATGACCACGACCTATGAGTACCAGCATGTCGAAGGCGGCGTGCCGATCAAGATGTGGACGCGCGGGGTGCCGGTGGAAGACGGCGCGCGCGCCCAGCTCACCCGCGCGGCGCAGATGCCGTTCGTGTTCAAACATGTCGCGGCAATGCCCGACGTGCATGTCGGCATCGGCGCGACCGTCGGCTCGGTGATCCCGACCAAGGGCGCGGTGATCCCGGCGGCGGTGGGCGTCGATATCGGCTGCGGCATGATGGCCGCGCGCACCTCGCTGATGGCCAGCGACCTGCCGGACAATCTGGAGGGTATCCGTTCGGCGATCGAGCAGGCGGTGCCGCACGGCCGCTCGGTCGGCCGGGGGCAGCGCGACCACGGTTCGTGGGGCGCGCCGCCGTCGGCGATCGTCGAGGCGTGGGCGACGCTTGCTGCTCGCTTCCAGCGGATCACCGACAAGTTCCCGCGGCTGAAGAACACCAACAATGTCAGCCATCTGGGCACGCTCGGCACGGGCAACCACTTCATCGAGCTGTGCCTGGACCAGGAACAGCGGGTGTGGGTGATGCTGCATTCGGGCTCGCGCGGCGTCGGCAATGCGATCGGCACCTTCTTCATCGAGCTGGCGAAGCAGGACATGCGCAAATGGCACATCAACCTGGCCGATCAGGACCTCGCCTATTTCCCGGAAGGGACCGACCATTTCGACGATTATGTCGAGGCGGTCGGCTGGGCGCAGGACTATGCCGCGCTCAACCGGCAGATGATGATGACCAACGTCATCGCCGCCCTGCGCGGGCAGATCGCCAAGCCGTTCGAGGCAGAGCTGGAGGCGGTGAACTGCCACCACAACTATGTGACGCGCGAGAACCATTTCGGCGAGAATGTGCTCGTCACCCGCAAGGGGGCGGTGCGCGCGGCCAAGGGTGTGCTGGGGATCATCCCGGGATCGATGGGCGCCAAGTCGTTTATCGTGCGCGGGCTGGGCAACCCGGAATCGTTCGACAGCTGCAGCCACGGCGCGGGGCGGGTGATGTCGCGCACTGCGGCCAAGAAGCTGGTGACGCTCGACGAGCATATCGCCGACACGGCGGGCGTCGCCTGCCGCAAGGACGAAGGCGTGATCGACGAGACGCCCAGGGCCTACAAGCCGATCGAAGCCGTGATGGCCGCCCAGGCTGATCTGGTGGAGATCGTCCACACCTTGAAGCAGGTGGTGTGCGTGAAGGGGTAA
- the rtcA gene encoding RNA 3'-terminal phosphate cyclase: MIIIDGSEGEGGGQVVRNACALSLVTGQPFRITNARGKREKPGLMRQHVTAIEAACTIGGATCEGVAVGATDFSFAPGKVVPGEYKFAVGTAGSTGLVLQTLLMPLLLADAPSRLVLEGGTHNMLAPPFEFVAKAFAPVLRRMGAQIDLRLVRHGFYPRGGGRIEVDIVPGTLSPIDCIDRGALRSVSATALFAGLPFAIAERELTTARRFLPEWPEEAFAARQLPEEQGPGNVLLLEAAFDHATEIVSGFGRLGVSAESLAKTAAHRMAGFLASEAFAGPYLADQLLLPFALAGGGSFTTVKPSQHALTACDIIERFTGQRWTFDQQADGCHLAALR, from the coding sequence ATGATCATCATCGACGGATCGGAAGGCGAGGGCGGCGGGCAGGTGGTGCGCAATGCGTGCGCGCTGTCGCTCGTCACCGGCCAGCCCTTCCGCATCACCAATGCGCGCGGTAAGCGCGAGAAGCCGGGGCTGATGCGCCAGCACGTCACCGCGATCGAGGCGGCGTGCACGATCGGCGGGGCGACTTGCGAGGGCGTGGCGGTGGGTGCGACCGACTTCAGCTTCGCGCCCGGTAAGGTCGTACCGGGCGAATACAAGTTCGCGGTCGGTACCGCGGGCAGCACCGGGCTGGTGCTCCAGACGCTGCTGATGCCGCTGCTGCTCGCGGACGCGCCGTCGCGGCTCGTGCTTGAGGGCGGCACGCACAACATGCTGGCACCGCCGTTCGAGTTCGTCGCCAAGGCGTTCGCACCGGTGCTCCGGCGGATGGGCGCGCAGATCGACCTGCGGCTGGTGCGCCACGGCTTCTATCCGCGTGGCGGCGGCAGGATCGAGGTGGATATCGTGCCGGGGACGCTGAGCCCGATCGACTGCATCGATCGCGGCGCGCTCCGCTCGGTCTCGGCCACGGCGCTGTTCGCGGGGTTGCCGTTCGCCATCGCCGAGCGCGAACTCACGACGGCGCGGCGGTTTTTGCCGGAATGGCCGGAGGAAGCATTTGCCGCGCGCCAGCTTCCCGAGGAGCAGGGGCCGGGCAACGTGTTGCTGCTGGAGGCGGCGTTCGACCATGCGACCGAGATCGTCAGCGGGTTCGGCCGGCTCGGCGTTTCGGCGGAATCGCTCGCCAAGACGGCGGCGCATCGTATGGCCGGGTTCCTGGCGTCGGAGGCGTTTGCGGGGCCCTATTTGGCGGACCAGCTGTTGCTGCCGTTTGCGCTCGCGGGCGGCGGCAGCTTCACCACGGTGAAGCCCAGCCAGCACGCGCTGACCGCGTGCGACATCATCGAGCGCTTCACCGGCCAGCGCTGGACGTTCGACCAGCAGGCGGATGGCTGCCACCTTGCAGCCTTGCGCTGA
- a CDS encoding SPFH domain-containing protein produces the protein MGLFGFLSKQFVDVIDWVDEPGTLAARHPMQGREIQTGAQLTVRDGQIALFYREGQLADAFHPGLHRLETGNLPVLSALLNWDKGFASPFKADVVFFSQKEQAGLKWGTAQPVTVRDPEFGAVRVRAFGSYSFRIEQVPAFAVKLMGSLQRVTVADVEPQLRAAIATAIASAIGLGEIAFVDLAGNQAALSERLKAAVDPAFTQWGLACTSFYIESLSLPEAVQAAVDQASAPGDASAQIEKLHRLRTIGAITQEEFDAKKAELLGRIR, from the coding sequence ATGGGTCTGTTCGGGTTTCTGTCGAAGCAGTTCGTCGACGTGATCGACTGGGTCGACGAGCCCGGGACGCTTGCCGCGCGCCATCCGATGCAGGGGCGCGAGATCCAGACGGGCGCGCAGCTGACCGTGCGCGACGGGCAGATCGCGCTCTTCTATCGCGAGGGGCAGCTCGCCGACGCCTTCCATCCCGGCCTGCACAGGCTAGAGACCGGCAATTTGCCGGTGCTCAGCGCGTTGCTCAACTGGGACAAAGGGTTCGCGTCGCCCTTCAAGGCGGACGTGGTGTTCTTCAGCCAGAAGGAGCAGGCGGGGCTCAAATGGGGCACGGCGCAGCCGGTCACGGTGCGCGATCCCGAATTTGGCGCGGTGCGAGTGCGCGCCTTCGGCAGCTACAGCTTTCGCATCGAGCAGGTGCCCGCTTTCGCCGTCAAGCTGATGGGATCGCTCCAGCGGGTAACTGTCGCCGATGTCGAGCCGCAGCTGCGCGCCGCGATCGCCACCGCGATTGCATCCGCGATCGGCTTGGGGGAGATTGCGTTCGTCGATCTTGCGGGCAACCAGGCGGCCTTGTCCGAGCGGCTCAAGGCGGCGGTGGATCCTGCCTTCACCCAATGGGGCCTGGCCTGCACCAGCTTCTACATCGAGAGCCTGTCGCTGCCCGAAGCGGTGCAGGCGGCGGTAGACCAGGCCAGCGCGCCGGGCGACGCGAGCGCGCAGATCGAGAAGCTCCACCGGCTCCGGACGATCGGCGCGATCACACAGGAAGAGTTCGACGCCAAGAAGGCCGAACTGCTCGGCCGCATCCGCTGA
- a CDS encoding DUF4178 domain-containing protein, with translation MSLHLPCPNCGADVVFRSAALPARVCDTCHTMLVRSDAGLAQFGIAAALPFDVSPVQIGMRGIDAGQAFEVIGRVRWSWTDGAWNEWLLLFADNSTAWLGEAMGQFMLLRESPFGEVRSKTLRAIASGECAQIGQKVELFGRKLVIADARQALCITAEGELPFVAPSGWQVYNVDLRGPDGACASLQRDGKTTSFYQGRYVALADLAPRGLRAIEGWALPYYAA, from the coding sequence ATGAGCCTGCATCTGCCTTGCCCGAATTGCGGTGCGGACGTCGTGTTCCGCTCGGCGGCGCTGCCTGCCCGTGTGTGCGATACCTGCCACACCATGCTGGTGCGCAGCGATGCCGGCCTAGCGCAGTTCGGCATTGCTGCCGCGCTGCCGTTCGACGTGAGCCCGGTGCAGATCGGCATGCGCGGAATCGACGCGGGCCAGGCGTTCGAGGTGATCGGCCGGGTGCGCTGGAGCTGGACCGACGGCGCCTGGAACGAATGGCTGCTGCTGTTCGCCGACAACAGCACCGCTTGGCTGGGCGAGGCGATGGGCCAGTTCATGCTGCTGCGTGAAAGTCCCTTCGGCGAGGTCCGCTCGAAGACGCTGCGCGCCATCGCCAGTGGCGAGTGCGCACAGATCGGCCAGAAGGTGGAGTTGTTCGGCCGCAAGCTCGTCATCGCCGATGCGCGCCAGGCGCTGTGCATCACTGCCGAGGGCGAACTGCCCTTCGTCGCGCCGAGCGGTTGGCAGGTCTACAATGTCGATCTGCGCGGGCCGGACGGAGCGTGCGCCAGCCTGCAGCGCGACGGCAAGACGACAAGCTTCTACCAGGGCCGCTATGTGGCGCTCGCCGACCTCGCGCCGCGCGGCCTGCGTGCGATCGAAGGATGGGCGCTCCCCTATTATGCAGCCTGA
- a CDS encoding DUF4178 domain-containing protein: MRALSCPNCGGTVELRAAGYTVHVGCQYCGSILDTTDGLVKLVTQAHAAQVTPDIPLGTRGTLFGVEWEAIGYLGRSQGYYRWDEYLLFNPYHGYRWLVNARGGWSFGTMLTRMPTMQTFSTFALDGASYTRFSRGEAQVDRVIGEFYWRVAMGETVKTGDWVRPGFMLSREANDREISWTINQWLPESEVIAAFGATRSGKVWPPLPHQPSPWGAWLGKGELIGGLAIAFLLALSMVLGGTTWIASQALPVAVDGREQTATIGPLHLSGRYQRVQVRSTVPRLENGWVDLDYSLVDRRTQQLFAASGAAERYEGTDSDGPWTEGSRDSNVSIAAVPAGDYDLVVDYKGNRWSQSGTFYPDGGWMEPTNAPQIVVEVGSGTLYGSNLFLAALMILLPWLIGLLLHLRFEKARKGESDFQPAGSEGNDD; encoded by the coding sequence GTGCGCGCACTGTCCTGCCCGAATTGCGGCGGCACAGTCGAGCTGCGCGCGGCTGGCTATACCGTGCATGTCGGTTGCCAATATTGCGGCTCGATCCTCGACACCACCGACGGGCTGGTGAAGCTGGTCACCCAGGCGCATGCCGCGCAGGTAACGCCCGACATCCCGCTCGGCACGCGCGGAACGCTGTTTGGGGTCGAGTGGGAGGCGATCGGCTATCTCGGGCGCTCGCAGGGCTATTACCGCTGGGACGAGTATCTGCTGTTCAATCCCTATCATGGCTATCGCTGGCTGGTGAACGCGCGCGGCGGCTGGAGCTTCGGAACGATGCTCACGCGCATGCCGACGATGCAGACCTTCAGCACCTTTGCGCTCGACGGAGCCAGCTATACGCGCTTCTCCCGTGGCGAGGCGCAGGTCGATCGGGTGATCGGCGAATTCTACTGGCGCGTCGCGATGGGCGAAACGGTGAAGACCGGCGACTGGGTGCGGCCGGGCTTCATGCTGTCGCGCGAGGCGAACGATCGCGAGATCAGCTGGACGATCAACCAGTGGCTGCCGGAAAGCGAGGTGATCGCTGCCTTCGGCGCCACGCGGTCCGGCAAGGTGTGGCCGCCGCTGCCGCACCAGCCCTCGCCTTGGGGTGCGTGGCTCGGCAAGGGTGAGCTGATCGGCGGACTCGCGATCGCCTTCCTGCTGGCCTTGTCGATGGTGCTCGGCGGGACGACCTGGATTGCCTCGCAAGCGCTGCCGGTCGCCGTCGACGGGCGCGAGCAGACCGCGACGATCGGGCCGCTGCATCTCAGCGGCCGCTACCAGCGGGTGCAGGTGCGCAGCACCGTACCGCGACTGGAAAATGGCTGGGTCGATCTCGATTACAGCCTGGTCGATCGGCGGACGCAGCAGCTATTCGCGGCCTCGGGTGCCGCCGAGCGCTACGAAGGCACCGATTCGGACGGCCCCTGGACCGAGGGATCGCGCGATTCCAACGTCTCGATCGCGGCCGTGCCGGCAGGCGACTATGATCTCGTCGTCGATTACAAGGGCAATCGTTGGAGCCAGAGCGGCACCTTCTATCCCGACGGCGGCTGGATGGAGCCCACCAATGCGCCCCAGATCGTCGTCGAGGTCGGTAGCGGCACGCTCTACGGCTCCAACCTGTTTCTTGCCGCGCTGATGATCCTGTTGCCCTGGCTGATCGGTCTGCTGCTCCACCTTCGTTTCGAAAAAGCGCGCAAGGGCGAGAGCGATTTCCAGCCGGCAGGCAGCGAAGGGAATGACGACTGA
- a CDS encoding DUF350 domain-containing protein, with translation MVTTLPALLATLLYAVVGILVFVVGFVVLDLLTPGKLWEEIRDKQNVAVAIFSGAVAIGLAIIVAAAIHG, from the coding sequence ATGGTCACTACCCTTCCCGCGCTGCTCGCGACGCTGCTCTATGCCGTTGTCGGCATCCTCGTTTTCGTGGTCGGCTTCGTCGTGCTCGACCTGCTGACCCCGGGAAAGCTGTGGGAAGAGATCCGCGACAAGCAGAATGTCGCCGTCGCGATCTTTTCCGGCGCGGTCGCGATCGGGCTCGCGATCATCGTTGCCGCCGCCATCCATGGCTGA
- a CDS encoding polyamine aminopropyltransferase, whose product MAEGDPAAPKTRASAPAAALLASAFVVSTCGLIYELLASTLASYLLGDSVTQFSTVIGTYLFAMGLGSWCSRYVTRDELRLFIRVELLIAVLGGASAAALFVLFPLVEHFRVALYGLVLGIGFLVGLEIPLLIRILRGFDFRETVSNVLTFDYVGALVASLLFPLLLMPHLGMIRTGFLFGILNAGVALAVLLALPRASRFRGETVSAVLVLVALAAGFAASDRLQRWAEVASYGEPVIYAVSTKYQRIVLTRREDDLRLYLNGNLQFSSRDEYRYHEALVQPVLGRVVKPRNVLIFGGGDGLAAREVLRHPEVEHLTLVDLDDEMTSLFSKTAMLTALNKGALTDPRMTVINADGFRWAREAAATRAGSFDAIIVDFPDPVDYSVGKLYTETFYRAVRRLLAPTGAMVVQSTSPLVAPMAYWTVATTLEAAGLQTRGYHVYVPSFGEWGFVLAAAHPIPTSARIPAGGRFLTPAGDAALFDFPPDMARRPTPVNRLDNQVLVREFADAWSRYEG is encoded by the coding sequence ATGGCTGAAGGCGACCCCGCCGCCCCGAAGACCCGCGCGTCGGCACCCGCCGCCGCGCTGCTTGCCTCTGCCTTCGTCGTCTCCACCTGCGGGCTGATCTACGAGTTGCTGGCCAGCACGCTGGCCAGCTATCTGCTCGGCGACAGCGTCACCCAGTTCTCGACCGTGATCGGCACCTATCTGTTTGCAATGGGGCTGGGCAGCTGGTGCTCGCGCTATGTCACCCGCGACGAGCTGCGGCTGTTCATCCGGGTCGAGCTGCTGATCGCGGTGCTGGGCGGCGCTTCGGCGGCGGCGCTGTTCGTGCTGTTTCCGCTGGTCGAGCATTTCCGCGTTGCGCTGTACGGGCTGGTGCTCGGCATCGGCTTCCTCGTCGGGCTTGAGATCCCGCTGCTGATCCGCATCCTGCGCGGCTTCGATTTCCGCGAGACCGTGTCGAACGTGCTGACCTTCGACTATGTCGGCGCGCTGGTCGCCAGCCTGTTGTTTCCGCTGCTGCTGATGCCCCATCTCGGCATGATCCGCACCGGCTTTCTGTTCGGCATCCTCAACGCTGGCGTGGCGCTGGCGGTGCTGCTGGCGCTGCCCCGGGCGAGTCGGTTTCGCGGAGAGACCGTCTCGGCGGTACTCGTGCTGGTGGCGCTTGCTGCTGGGTTCGCCGCATCGGACCGGTTGCAGCGCTGGGCGGAAGTCGCCAGCTATGGCGAGCCGGTGATCTACGCGGTCAGCACCAAGTACCAGCGCATCGTCCTGACCCGACGCGAGGACGATCTGCGGCTCTACCTCAACGGCAACCTGCAATTCTCCTCGCGTGACGAGTATCGCTATCATGAGGCGCTGGTGCAGCCGGTGCTGGGACGGGTGGTGAAACCGCGCAACGTGCTGATCTTCGGCGGCGGGGACGGCCTCGCCGCGCGCGAGGTGCTGCGGCATCCCGAAGTGGAGCACCTGACGCTGGTCGATCTTGACGACGAGATGACGAGCCTGTTTTCCAAGACCGCGATGCTGACCGCGCTCAACAAGGGCGCGCTCACCGATCCTCGGATGACCGTGATCAACGCCGACGGCTTTCGCTGGGCGCGCGAGGCGGCCGCGACGCGCGCCGGATCGTTCGACGCGATCATCGTCGATTTCCCCGATCCGGTCGATTACTCGGTCGGCAAGCTCTATACCGAGACCTTCTACCGCGCCGTGCGCCGGCTGCTGGCGCCCACAGGTGCGATGGTGGTGCAGAGCACCTCGCCGCTGGTTGCGCCGATGGCCTATTGGACGGTGGCGACGACGCTGGAGGCGGCGGGCCTGCAGACGCGCGGCTATCATGTCTATGTGCCTAGCTTCGGCGAATGGGGTTTCGTACTTGCCGCCGCGCACCCGATCCCGACGTCGGCGCGGATTCCGGCGGGCGGGCGGTTTCTGACGCCCGCAGGCGACGCCGCGCTGTTCGACTTTCCGCCCGACAT